The candidate division KSB1 bacterium sequence CCAAGATGTACGTGGGCACCCTGGTGAGCCTGTCTCTGGTGCGAGAGCTTGGGCCTGTCCTGACAGCGCTCGTGGTTGCCGGAAGGGTGGGTGCGGGTATCGCGGCCGAGATCGGCTCCATGGCCGTCACGGAGCAGATCGACGCCATGCGCGCCCTGGCGACCGATCCGGTCAAGAAGCTGGTGACCACCCGCCTGGTGGCTGCCACGCTGATGCTGCCCATCCTCACGATTATGGCTGACCTGTTCGGAATCGTGGGCGGGTGGTTCATCGCGATCACCAGTCTGGGGATCCCGGGCTCGTTCTACCGCAGGACAACGCTTTACTACCTGACCTTCGATGATCTGTTCATCGGCTTGGTGAAACCCGTGGTCTTCGGGGCCGTTATTGCACTGGTGGCCTGCTACATCGGCCTGAACACCACCGGCGGGACGCGGGGTGTGGGCCGGTCGACAACCATGAGCGTGGTCACCAGTTCGATCCTGATCTTTCTGCTGGACTTCATCATCACCAAGCTTGTCCTGACGGTGATGTGACGTGATCCGGCTGGAGGGAATTTGGAAGCGCTTTGGCAGTCACGAGGTGCTGCGGGGTCTGGATCTGGAGGTACGTGGCGGTGAGACTCTGGTGCTGCTGGGGCGGAGCGGCTGCGGTAAGAGCGTCACCCTTCGCATTATCTTGGGTCTGCTTCGTCCCGACGCGGGCCGGGTTTGGATCGACGGGACCGACGTGACCGACTTTGACGAGCGCCGCTGGGTTGAAGTCCGTAAGCGAATGGGGATGGTGTTCCAGGCCTCGGCCCTTTTCGACTCCCTCACCGTGAGGGACAACGTGGCCTATTTCCTCGAGGAGCACACGGATCTCACCGAGGAGGAGATCGATCGCATCGTGGCGGAGAGGCTGGAATTCGTGGGACTTGCGGGCGCGGAGCACCTGATGCCGGCCCAGCTCAGCGGCGGGATGCGCAAGAGGGTGGCGCTGGCCCGGGCTATGGCTGCAAACCCGGAGATCCTCCTCTACGACGAGCCAACCACGGGGCTTGACCCGATCACAGCGCGAACGATCAATCAATTGATCCGGAAGACACAGGAAGAATTCCGCGTCACCTCGATCGTGGTCACCCACGAGCTTGAGTCCGCCTTCGCCGTTGCCGATCGCGTGGCGGTGATGGACGGCGGCCGGATCCTCTTTGTGGGGACCGTGGAGGAAGTGAAGGCCTGTAGCGATCCCTTTGTACAGGACTTCTTGATGGGACCATCATGGCAAGGAGAAGGGAGGCATACGAGGTAAGGGTCGGCTTCCTGATTTTTGTGGCCCTTGCCGTGCTTGTCGCCACCGTCGTGTACGTGGGCGAGCAGCAGGGTTTTATGCGGGCCCGCTTTCACCTCCGTACCCTGATGTCACGGGTGAACGGACTCCAAGAGGGTGCACCCGTGCGACTGGCAGGCGTGGACGTCGGGACGGTGACGGGCGTAGAGTTCTCCCCCGACCTGGACAACCCCAAGATCGTGGTCACCATGGAGGTGAACCGCGCGGTCAAGAAGTATATCCGGCGCGATAGCCGAGCCCACATCGGCACCCTGGGCCTTCTGGGCGACAAGTTCGTGGGCATCACCATGGGGTCGCCGGATCAGCCGGAGGTGCAGGACTGGGATTACATCGAGAGTTCCGACCCCATGGACGTGGAAAAACTCCTTGATGAAGGGGTGGAGGTATTCAATGTCCTCCGCCAGAGCGCGGGCAAGTTTCGGGACGTAACGGAGACTGCCTACCGCATTGCGTACAAGATCGACACGGGCCAGGGGACGCTGGGGCTGCTGGTCAATGATCCGGAACTGTACTTTGACCTGCGTCGCCTGCTGGTTTTGGTGGAGCGAATGAGCCGAGAGATCGAATCGGGGGAGGGAACCCTGGCACTGCTCTTCCGGGATCCATCGCTGTACAACAGCCTGACGGGATTACTGGCCTCTGCGCAGCAATTGAGCGACTCCATTCGGACGGGCAAGGGCACGGTCGGCCAGCTGGTCAGCGACAGGAGCCTTTACCACAGAGCCGATAGTCTGGTGGCCGAGCTGTCCCTCCTAACCCGCAAGCTCAATGACGAGCGGGGTTCTCTGGCCCGGCTCAGCCGCGACGACTCGCTGTACGAGGCCCTCGTCCGCACCCTGGCGGGCTTGGACAGCCTGGTGCAGGACGTCCGGCGCAATCCCAAGAGGTACATTCGGTTCAGTGTTTTCTGAGAGTGGAGCCTTTTTAGGAGAAGGGCAACGGCGCAATGCAACGAGCACGGCATTCGAAACAAGGGTCTAACCCAGGCCCGAATCGCCGCGTTACATTTTCGATTTGGTACCTGCTTCTGGCCATCTTTCTGGTCTACCTGGTGGAAAGCTTGTTCATGCGACCCCAGGTGGACAAGATCCCCTACAGCCGCTTCAAGGAGATGTTGCGCCGCGGGCTGATCGTCAACTGCGCGGTCAGCCCGCAGAACATCAGCGGACTCTATCTGCGCGATGACCCGGGTGTCCTTTCCGGGGTCCAGTTCGACACGGTACGGGTGGTCAGGGCCACTCTTCTGGATAGTGTGAAGATCTTGCGGGCGAGGCTGGATTCGGCCACCGTAAGCGCCCTGATCCGGCAGGATAAGGTACGCCGCTTCAGCACGGTGCGCGTTGAGGACCCGGATCTGGTATGGCAGCTCGAGGCGGCAGGCATCCAGTACACGGGCAAGAGTGACGGGGGATGGTTCCGGAGCCTCTTCCTCGGCGGCATTCTGCCCTTGCTCTTCCTCTTCGTCCTCTGGGGATTCATCTTCCGGCGCATGGGTCCGAGCGGTGGACTGATGTCCATCGGGAAGAGCCGCGCCAAAGTGTACGTCGAAGGGAACACGAGGGTGACGTTTAAGGACGTGGCAGGTATCGACGAGGCCGTAGAGGAGGTCAAGGAGATCGTCGAGTTCCTGAAGAATCCTCAGAAGTTCAAGGAGCTCGGAGGGCGCATTCCCAAAGGGGTGCTTCTGGTGGGACCGCCGGGGACCGGCAAGACCTTGTTGGCGCGCGCGGTGGCAGGAGAAGCGGGCGTGCCGTTCTTCAGCCTCACCGGTTCGGACTTTGTGGAGATGTTTGTAGGCGTGGGCGCGGCCCGCGTCCGCGACCTCTTCCAGCAAGCCGCGCAGAAGGCCCCGTGTATCATCTTCATCGACGAGCTCGATGCCCTGGGCAAAGCGCGCGCGCTCACCCCTCTGCCGGGCGGCCATGACGAGCGAGAACAGACCCTGAACCAGCTCCTTGCCGAGATGGACGGCTTCGACCCGAACATCGGCATCATTGTGATGGCCGCAACCAACCGACCGGAGATCCTCGACCTTGCCCTCCTCCGGCCTGGGCGCTTCGATCGGCAGATTGTGGTGGATCGACCCGATCTGAAGGGCCGGGAAGCGATCCTACGGGTCCACGCGCGCAACGTAAAGCTTGCCCCTAACGTCGACCTGCGGGTCGTCGCCGCTCGTACCCCGGGCTTCGTCGGCGCCGACCTGGCCAATGTGGTCAACGAGGCGGCGTTGCTGGCGGCCCGCAAGGGCAAGAAACAGGTCGAAATGGAAGACTTCGAAGAGGCGATCGACCGTGTGATCGCCGGTCTGGAACGAAAAAGCCGTGTGATGAACCCGCGGGAGAAGGAGCGCGTAGCCTACCACGAAGCCGGCCACGCCGTGGTCGCCTGCTCCCTGCAGGGTGTCGATCCCGTCCACCGCGTTTCGATCATCCCCCGAGGGGTAGCGGCCCTCGGTTATACGCTGCAGCTTCCCACCGAAGATCGCTACCTGATGACGCGCGGGGAACTGGAAAACCGGCTCAAGGTCTTCCTCGGGGGTCGCGTGGCTGAGGAGATCATCTTCGGGGAGGTCTCCACAGGCGCCCAGAATGACCTGGAGCGCGCCACCCAGATCGCGCGCTCGATGGTCGCCGAGTACGGCATGAGCGAACGGGTCGGGCCCGTCAGCTACGGAGATAGCCGTCGGGGGCTCTTTCTCGGAGCGGAGATGCCGGTGACGCGCCCGTACAGCGAGCAGGTGGCTGCCGAGATCGATGCCGAGGTGCGCCGGATCATCGACGACGCCTACAGCGAAGTGCGTCAACTCCTGCTCGAAAAACGGGAGAAACTTGAGAACCTGGCCCGTCGGCTGCTTCAGAAAGAGGTGGTGGAGCGAGAGGAGCTGGCGGAAATTCTGGGCCCGGACGGCACAGGGTGCAGTTTGGCGGAAACGTCGGCCCAGGAGAACTCCTCCGACCGCGAGCCGGCGCCGAAGGGGGAAGGAGTCCATCCACAAGGGACACCCACATCGGACCAAACCTGAAGCCTTGCTGGAGGCCTGAGGGTTCCGCCCGCGAGGGAACGTAAGGGGGCGGCCCCGGGGTGCCCTGCGAGCGATTCCCGAGAAGCACAACCCAACCCCCGGTGCGCAAATCGTTGCAGCGCAAGCCTGTTCGTTCGCACGGCCAGTGCGCGCGGACCGGCCGTCGGAAAGGGGGAGGGGTGCGCGGGAATCGGCCAGCTGGCTGAAACAAGTCCACAAGCTTCTACGACGCGGGGGTCCCGGCAATGCGGCTCCCTTTTCGGTCCACTTCCTCGCGCCTCCGCCTGGCACCAGAGAGCCACTCGTGTGGCACGCCGCTTGTAGAGTGCTATAACAAGTGACGTAAAGGAGCACGCAAACCGGTCGATAAGAAGACAGGGTCATTCGGGAGGGCTGGATGCCCGGGTGGAATGCACAAGCCATTCGCAAGATCCGGCACAAGTTGGGGGTGAGTCAGGAGGACCTTGCCAGGGCCATTGGGGTTAGCTTCGCTACGGTGAATCGCTGGGAAAATGGCAAGGCCCGGCCCAGTCGTGCAGCCCAACGGCTACTGGACGAGTTCGCGCGGAAGATGCGTCTGGACCTGCCCCCTGGGGACGAACCCGCCCAAGGCCTTCCTCCACGCCAGGTGCGTGTCCTCATCGTGGACGACGACGAGATGGTTGTACAAGCGTTGCGGCGAACCCTCCTTCGCCACTCGGAGCTTTTCGCCGTGGAGACGGCCGCGGACGGTTACGAGGCCGGGGTGAAAACCGGGACCTTCCGGCCGGACGTGGTTGTCCTGGACATCTACCTGCCCGGCATGAATGGCTTTGAGGTCTGCCGCTACCTGAAATCAGCGCCCGAAACCGCGGGGATCAAGGTGATCGCGATTACCGGATACGGCACCGAAAGCACCCTGCAGGAGATCCGGGAGGCCGGTGCGGATGCCGTTCTGACCAAACCTCTGGAGACGGCGGACTTCTTGGGGGTCCTTCGCACGGTCCTCGGAGATCGATTGGAACCGGTGTCCGCCTGATCCAATGCCGACCTGTTTGAGACATGCTACGATGAATCGAGGGGAAGGGCTGTGAGGCCGAGCGTGCACCAAGGTGGGGCGAGCATCCTGTTGCTCGTCAGCGATCCATACCTTGCGCAGCAACTGCGCCCGGAGCTGGAACGGCGAGGGATGGACGTCCGCGTCGCCTCCGGCAGAGAAGAGGCCTTGACGCAGCTGAAGAGCGAGACCTTCGATCTGATCCTCTGGGACCCCGCGGTAGTGGACCCCAGGGTTTGGATCGCTGCGAGTGCCCCGCGGCGAGGCGGGTCGGATACGGCCGTGCTTATCCTGGGCGAGTCCGAAGGGACCGACCTGGCCCGGGAGCCCGGCCGGTTTGCAGCTCTGGACTTTGTCTCGCCAGACATCGGGGTCTCGGCTCTGCTTATCCGCATCGAGAAGGCTCTTCGGCAAGCCCGGACTCTGAGCGAGCTCAGGGCCCGAAGCGCGAGTCTGGAACTGCTTAGCGGTCTGGCACACGAGCTCAGCCGATGCGCGCGGGCGGAGGAAGTGCTGGCAACGGGACTATCGTGGCTGGAGAATGCCGTGCCGAATGCGGCGATCGCCCTCTTCCTTCACGAGGACAAAGACCATGGCCTCCGACTGTGGGGAGAACGAGGTCTGCCTCCCTACCTTTGCCGGATCGCAAACCGATTCAGAGAACAGCTTCCCCTGCCGAAGTCCGAATTCGTGTCGCCAGCAAGTCTCGAAGGGGGTCGCTTCGCTCGGCATGGGCGTCTCTTCGCCCGACTCAGGAGGGAATTCGCTTGCCTGCGCACCGAAGCTTTGCGCGCGGGCGACACCGATCTCGGCGTCCTCGCGGTGGCGTTTCGCCGGTGGCCGAGGTTTCCGGAACTCAGCGCGCAGCTATTGCGGACGGCGGCGGAGCAATTGGGCCTTGCCCTGCGAAGCGTGAGTCTTTCCGACGCACTTCCCCCATGGAAGGGGCTTGAGCCTGAGCCCGTCGGGTCCTTCCGTTCTCTCCTGGAGAATCCCTTCGAAGGCATTTGTGCTGTGGTCAACGGGAGGTTCACCCTGGTGAATCAGGCTTTCTGCCAGATGGTGGGGTACGAGAAGCATGAGCTGATCGGTCAGCCCTTCACGATGGTCCTACCATCAGAGGAGGCCCCGAGGATAATTGCGCGCTACGCGAGGCGCCTCCAGGGCAAGCCGGAGCCAAATCGGTACGAGGTCAGGCTCCTGGCCAAATCGGGGGAAGTGTTCGACGCGGAATGCGTGGTGAGTGTGGTGCAGTTGGGGGGCCGGAGGGAGCTCCAGGCGTTCGTGCGCGACATCCGCGAGCACAAGCGGGTAGTGGCCAAACTCGACCGCCGTAACCGCGAGCTGGCTTCTCTCCTCGAGGTGGCCCGTGCCGCCACCCGCTCGCTCACCTTCGAGGAGACCCTCAGCAATGCCCTGCGCTCGGCCATGCGCGTCGTGCAAGCGGACATGGGAAAGATTTACCTGCTCTCTCCCGAGGGCGCGGAGCTCCGCCTTGCGGCCAGCCAGGGAGAGTCCGAAGCCTGGTGGAACAGGGACCCGATCCCGGTAGGTAGCTATTTCTCTGGCCGGGCCGTGAGTGCGCGAAGGGTCATTCACGTGACGGATTCGCGCTCACCCGAAGCGCTGGAGCAGGACCCAAGCCTGGCGGAGGTAGTCCCCCACAGTTTCCTGGTTGTGCCTCTGATTCACGCCGGCAAGGTGCTGGGGGCCCTCAACCTTGGGCGCCGTCACGTGGGAGGGTTCAGCCGGGAGGAAGAGAGGATCGTCCGGGCCATTGCTTCGTTCCTGGCTTTGGGTATTGCGAACAGCGAGGCGCACGAGCGGGTTTTGCGGGAGGCCCGCTGGCTGGAAGCTCTTCCATGTCAGACCGCCCGCCTGGCCCAGGCCACTGGACTTCGCCAGATCTTGCAGATCCTTCTGCAGGGGGCGGCGGAGTTGTGTGCAGCCGCCAGAGGCTTCCTTGCCGTACCGGAAAGGGGAGGACGCAACGGCTTTCGTCCCCTTCTGCTGTGGGAGCAATCCAAGATTGCAGTGGTCCATTCGGGTGAGGTCTGGAAACCGGATGCGGCCCTTTACGCGCGGCTGCAGACCGCGAAGGGCTGGTACACGAACTCCCCTACGCCGAGTCAGGGATGGCCTCGCTTCCTTGACTCGGATTTGTTGAACTGCGCAGTGGTTCCCGTCCTCTCAGCCGTCCGTCCTGTTGCCGTGCTTGTGCTGGTCAACGCCCGGTTGGGATTCGACGATACCCTGATGAACGCACTGCGTGCTCTGGCCAATCACGCCGCGGCCGAGCTGGAAAAGGCGGAACTGTTCCAGAGGCTTCGGCGCTCGGAGGAGCAATTCCGCAAGGTGTTTGACGCAGTGCCCGACGGCATTCTCATCCTCAGCGAGGAGGGCAAGGTCCTGGAGGTCAATCTGCACGTTTTGGATTTGCTCGGCTGCAAGCCCACGCACGTGGTGGGCCGGGACTTCTCCAGCCTCCTCGTAGGCAAGCCCGGTCCCCCGCGCTTTCCAGAACTGGCCGAAGAGGCCTTGAGCTCTCCGGTAGCGCGGGAAGTTGAGATCCGGCGCCAGAACGGAGACGTTCTGCCTGTAGAGTTGCGGATCCTCCCCTTCCCTTCCCTGGGCCAGTCTCTCTGGCTGGCGGTGGTTCGCGACCTTACCGAACACAAGCGTTACGAGCAAGCCCTGCGGAGGCAAAAAGAGTTCTTCGAGCGAATCATCGACAACGCGGGCGTGGCGATTGTGGGGGGCCGGGATGACGGAGAGCTCCTGATTTGCAATCGCCGGGTTACGGAACTCACGGGGTACGCGGGAAGCGAGCTTCAGCATGGCCGCTGGCGAGAGGTCTTTTGGCCGGAGGGTCGGAGGGCAGAGGAGGGCGCCGGGCCATGGGAGAAATGGGTCACGGCCGCAGACGGGCGCCGTGTGTGCCTGCGGTTCACCGAGACGGACCTCCTGGACACGGACGGAAGCCGCGTGGGCTCGGTCGCCTTCGGTCACGATGTCACCGATCTGCGGACGATGCAGGCGCAACTGGTGCAGACGGAGAAGTTGGTGGCGCTGGGACAGCTCGTGGCGGGAATCGCTCATGAGCTGAACAATCCCCTCACGGCCATCCTTGGCTACACGCAGCTGCTGGAGGCATCGGTAGAGGACGAGCAAACCCTCAGCGATCTCCGGGCGATCGAGCGCGAGTGCCATCGCTGCCGGCGCATCGTGGAAAACCTGCTCCACTTTGCCGGAGCTCGCGCGTCGGCCAAGGCGCCGCTCGACCTCAACCAGGTGATCCGATCGGTACTTGAGCTAATGGGCGCTACCCTGCGGGCCGGCCGCGTTCAGGTGGAGCTGCGCCTTGACCCCCAATTGCCCCTTGTCCAGGGCGAGGAATCTCAGCTGAGCCAAGTCGTGCTGAACCTGGTGTCGAATGCTTTCCAGGCCTTTCCGCCTGAACAGCACGACCGCAGAATTGTTCTCCACACCAGCCAGCAGTATGGCGAGGTGGTGCTGCGCGTCGAGGACAATGGGCCAGGGATCCCGGAATCGGTCGTCGATAAGATCTGGGACCCGTTCTTCACGACTAAGGGAGTAGGAAAGGGCAGCGGCCTCGGGCTCTCCGTTTGCTACGGAATTGTGCAGGAGCACGGTGGGCAGATCCGCCTGCTCCGGACCTCGGCTGCAGGGACCGTCTTTGAAGTGCGTCTCCCCGCCGGGATCGAGCGGCAGGCGCGCTCGAACGGCTCGGGTGCCGGCCTGCCGGAACCTCGCAGAGCTCTCCGGAGGGGAGGACGCAAAGCGCTCATCGTAGGCACGGACAGCATCGGAATGGGCGTGTTGCTCCGGATACTGGGCGACCTGGGCTACGAGGCCAAGCACGTTCCCGATCTGGCCTCGGCGGCCGAGCGCTGGCGCGAAGAAGAGTTTGAGGTGCTGTTCTGCGAAGCCTCTCTGTTTGCAGACGCCGCCCGCCGTACGAGTAGGCTCGCTCCTGGACTTTTCGACGGCCTCGGCAGGAAACTCGTCCTCGTTACGTCCGAGCAGCCGTCCCCGGAGGTGCAGAAGTTCGTCCGCGATCTC is a genomic window containing:
- a CDS encoding ABC transporter permease; this encodes KMYVGTLVSLSLVRELGPVLTALVVAGRVGAGIAAEIGSMAVTEQIDAMRALATDPVKKLVTTRLVAATLMLPILTIMADLFGIVGGWFIAITSLGIPGSFYRRTTLYYLTFDDLFIGLVKPVVFGAVIALVACYIGLNTTGGTRGVGRSTTMSVVTSSILIFLLDFIITKLVLTVM
- a CDS encoding ABC transporter ATP-binding protein, with translation MIRLEGIWKRFGSHEVLRGLDLEVRGGETLVLLGRSGCGKSVTLRIILGLLRPDAGRVWIDGTDVTDFDERRWVEVRKRMGMVFQASALFDSLTVRDNVAYFLEEHTDLTEEEIDRIVAERLEFVGLAGAEHLMPAQLSGGMRKRVALARAMAANPEILLYDEPTTGLDPITARTINQLIRKTQEEFRVTSIVVTHELESAFAVADRVAVMDGGRILFVGTVEEVKACSDPFVQDFLMGPSWQGEGRHTR
- a CDS encoding MlaD family protein; this encodes MARRREAYEVRVGFLIFVALAVLVATVVYVGEQQGFMRARFHLRTLMSRVNGLQEGAPVRLAGVDVGTVTGVEFSPDLDNPKIVVTMEVNRAVKKYIRRDSRAHIGTLGLLGDKFVGITMGSPDQPEVQDWDYIESSDPMDVEKLLDEGVEVFNVLRQSAGKFRDVTETAYRIAYKIDTGQGTLGLLVNDPELYFDLRRLLVLVERMSREIESGEGTLALLFRDPSLYNSLTGLLASAQQLSDSIRTGKGTVGQLVSDRSLYHRADSLVAELSLLTRKLNDERGSLARLSRDDSLYEALVRTLAGLDSLVQDVRRNPKRYIRFSVF
- the ftsH gene encoding ATP-dependent zinc metalloprotease FtsH produces the protein MQRARHSKQGSNPGPNRRVTFSIWYLLLAIFLVYLVESLFMRPQVDKIPYSRFKEMLRRGLIVNCAVSPQNISGLYLRDDPGVLSGVQFDTVRVVRATLLDSVKILRARLDSATVSALIRQDKVRRFSTVRVEDPDLVWQLEAAGIQYTGKSDGGWFRSLFLGGILPLLFLFVLWGFIFRRMGPSGGLMSIGKSRAKVYVEGNTRVTFKDVAGIDEAVEEVKEIVEFLKNPQKFKELGGRIPKGVLLVGPPGTGKTLLARAVAGEAGVPFFSLTGSDFVEMFVGVGAARVRDLFQQAAQKAPCIIFIDELDALGKARALTPLPGGHDEREQTLNQLLAEMDGFDPNIGIIVMAATNRPEILDLALLRPGRFDRQIVVDRPDLKGREAILRVHARNVKLAPNVDLRVVAARTPGFVGADLANVVNEAALLAARKGKKQVEMEDFEEAIDRVIAGLERKSRVMNPREKERVAYHEAGHAVVACSLQGVDPVHRVSIIPRGVAALGYTLQLPTEDRYLMTRGELENRLKVFLGGRVAEEIIFGEVSTGAQNDLERATQIARSMVAEYGMSERVGPVSYGDSRRGLFLGAEMPVTRPYSEQVAAEIDAEVRRIIDDAYSEVRQLLLEKREKLENLARRLLQKEVVEREELAEILGPDGTGCSLAETSAQENSSDREPAPKGEGVHPQGTPTSDQT
- a CDS encoding response regulator, which codes for MPGWNAQAIRKIRHKLGVSQEDLARAIGVSFATVNRWENGKARPSRAAQRLLDEFARKMRLDLPPGDEPAQGLPPRQVRVLIVDDDEMVVQALRRTLLRHSELFAVETAADGYEAGVKTGTFRPDVVVLDIYLPGMNGFEVCRYLKSAPETAGIKVIAITGYGTESTLQEIREAGADAVLTKPLETADFLGVLRTVLGDRLEPVSA
- a CDS encoding PAS domain S-box protein; this encodes MRPSVHQGGASILLLVSDPYLAQQLRPELERRGMDVRVASGREEALTQLKSETFDLILWDPAVVDPRVWIAASAPRRGGSDTAVLILGESEGTDLAREPGRFAALDFVSPDIGVSALLIRIEKALRQARTLSELRARSASLELLSGLAHELSRCARAEEVLATGLSWLENAVPNAAIALFLHEDKDHGLRLWGERGLPPYLCRIANRFREQLPLPKSEFVSPASLEGGRFARHGRLFARLRREFACLRTEALRAGDTDLGVLAVAFRRWPRFPELSAQLLRTAAEQLGLALRSVSLSDALPPWKGLEPEPVGSFRSLLENPFEGICAVVNGRFTLVNQAFCQMVGYEKHELIGQPFTMVLPSEEAPRIIARYARRLQGKPEPNRYEVRLLAKSGEVFDAECVVSVVQLGGRRELQAFVRDIREHKRVVAKLDRRNRELASLLEVARAATRSLTFEETLSNALRSAMRVVQADMGKIYLLSPEGAELRLAASQGESEAWWNRDPIPVGSYFSGRAVSARRVIHVTDSRSPEALEQDPSLAEVVPHSFLVVPLIHAGKVLGALNLGRRHVGGFSREEERIVRAIASFLALGIANSEAHERVLREARWLEALPCQTARLAQATGLRQILQILLQGAAELCAAARGFLAVPERGGRNGFRPLLLWEQSKIAVVHSGEVWKPDAALYARLQTAKGWYTNSPTPSQGWPRFLDSDLLNCAVVPVLSAVRPVAVLVLVNARLGFDDTLMNALRALANHAAAELEKAELFQRLRRSEEQFRKVFDAVPDGILILSEEGKVLEVNLHVLDLLGCKPTHVVGRDFSSLLVGKPGPPRFPELAEEALSSPVAREVEIRRQNGDVLPVELRILPFPSLGQSLWLAVVRDLTEHKRYEQALRRQKEFFERIIDNAGVAIVGGRDDGELLICNRRVTELTGYAGSELQHGRWREVFWPEGRRAEEGAGPWEKWVTAADGRRVCLRFTETDLLDTDGSRVGSVAFGHDVTDLRTMQAQLVQTEKLVALGQLVAGIAHELNNPLTAILGYTQLLEASVEDEQTLSDLRAIERECHRCRRIVENLLHFAGARASAKAPLDLNQVIRSVLELMGATLRAGRVQVELRLDPQLPLVQGEESQLSQVVLNLVSNAFQAFPPEQHDRRIVLHTSQQYGEVVLRVEDNGPGIPESVVDKIWDPFFTTKGVGKGSGLGLSVCYGIVQEHGGQIRLLRTSAAGTVFEVRLPAGIERQARSNGSGAGLPEPRRALRRGGRKALIVGTDSIGMGVLLRILGDLGYEAKHVPDLASAAERWREEEFEVLFCEASLFADAARRTSRLAPGLFDGLGRKLVLVTSEQPSPEVQKFVRDLGCSVLVKPILPGNVAAVLAGLTPAVADSPEAIGTS